A single region of the Xiphophorus maculatus strain JP 163 A chromosome 3, X_maculatus-5.0-male, whole genome shotgun sequence genome encodes:
- the LOC106699632 gene encoding trypsin I-P1-like, whose product MALLKVLLLLLGLGVSVNFAVSLQKRIIGGHNCADTERQYHVRLEVTNGQTTTICGGSLIHPKWILTADTCWKTETGWFTRAIIKVHPRTAILGIFDIQGGPVVYNPDGWRHDIILLKLQRQVNDVPLAQLPDCTYRLKKDDIVQLAGEGATTTGPNNLHLSNVAPATHLQCVDMKVVEAHNFLLPYGRLFSASAPNKDVCYGDAGSAAVFNGKIYGVISPGVPVSACEQPVLIMDVCEYIGWIRARTGLK is encoded by the exons atggctctgctgaaggttctgctgctgctgctggggctgg gtgtttcagTGAACTTTgctgtttctctgcagaagagAATAATTGGAGGTCATAACTGTGCTGACACGGAGCGTCAATATCATGTTCGGCTGGAAGTGACGAACGGGCAGACAACAACCATCTGTGGAGGATCTCTGATCCACCCTAAGTGGATCCTGACTGCAGATACCTGCTGGAAGACGGAGACAGGGTG GTTTACCAGAGCAATTATAAAAGTTCATCCACGGACTGCTATACTGGGCATTTTCGATATACAAGGAGGTCCAGTGGTTTATAATCCTGACGGCTGGCGTCATGACATCATATTGCTGAAGCTTCAGAGACAAGTAAATGATGTCCCACTTGCTCAGCTCCCAGACTGCACTTATCGTCTTAAAAA GGACGATATTGTTCAGCTTGCAGGAGAGGGAGCAACGACAACCGGCCCCAATAATCTGCATT TATCCAATGTTGCTCCTGCAACACATCTTCAGTGTGTTGACATGAAAGTTGTTGAGGCTCACAATTTCCTGCTGCCATATGGGCGTTtattctctgcttcagcaccGAACAAGGATGTGTGTTAT GGTGACGCTGGTTCAGCAGCGGTGTTCAACGGCAAGATTTATGGTGTGATTTCTCCAGGCGTACCAGTCTCTGCATGTGAGCAGCCAGTTTTAATCATGGATGTGTGTGAATACATCGGGTGGATAAGAGCAAGGACTGgccttaaataa
- the LOC111608176 gene encoding anionic trypsin-2-like codes for MALLKVLLLLGVSVNSAVSLQKRIIGGHDCDVTERQYHVRLMMTNGPSTVMCGGSLIHPQWILTAADCYDPETGWNNVAIFKVHPRTTEEHAQMIRQAPVLYTGDSRKHNIILLKLQRPINDVPLAPLPDCSNRLKIGDTVQLAGEGVTTTGPNNRRLRTVHIPKHLQCVDMRVVQISQSRSFGYMFRVEEPNKDACYGESGGAVMFNGKIYGVISIDVSHFACKKPVSIMDVCEYIGWIKTTIGHK; via the exons atggctctgctgaaggttctgctgctgctgg gtgtttcagtgaactcagctgtttctctgcagaagagAATAATTGGAGGTCATGACTGTGATGTCACGGAGCGTCAATATCATGTTCGGCTGATGATGACCAACGGGCCGTCAACAGTCATGTGTGGAGGATCTCTGATCCACCCTCAGTGGATCCTGACTGCAGCTGACTGCTATGACCCAGAGACAGGGTG GAATAATGTAGCAATTTTCAAAGTTCATCCACGGACTACTGAAGAGCATGCTCAAATGATCAGACAAGCTCCTGTGTTGTATACTGGCGACAGCCGGAAGCATAACATCATATTGCTGAAGCTTCAGAGACCAATAAATGATGTCCCACTTGCTCCACTACCAGACTGCAGTAATCGTCTTAAAAT TGGTGACACTGTTCAGCTGGCAGGAGAGGGAGTAACGACAACCGGCCCCAATAATCGGCGAT TACGCACTGTTCATATTCCAAAACATCTTCAGTGTGTCGACATGAGAGTTGTTCAGATTTCCCAATCCCGGTCATTTGGATATATGTTCCGGGTTGAAGAACCAAACAAGGATGCATGTTAT GGCGAATCCGGTGGAGCAGTGATGTTCAACGGCAAGATTTATGGTGTGATTTCTATTGATGTCTCACACTTTGCATGCAAGAAACCAGTTTCCATCATGGATGTGTGTGAATACATTGgatggataaaaacaacaattggccataaataa
- the LOC102222081 gene encoding trypsin-like, with translation MALLKVLLLLLGLGVPGNSDVSLQKRIIGGHDCADTERLYHVRLVMINGPSTIMCGGSLIHPQWILTAADCYDPETGWFNVAMFNVHPRTTEEHAQIIRQAPVLYTGDSRKHNIILLKLQRPVNDVPLAPLPDCSNRLKIGDTVQLAGEGATTTGPNNRRLRTLHLPKHLQCVDMRVVQISQSRSFGYMFRVEEPNKDACYGESGGAVMFNGKIYGVISIDVSHFACKKPVSIMDVCEYIGWIKTTIGHK, from the exons atggctctgctgaaggttctgctgctgctgctggggctgg GTGTTCCCGGGAActcagatgtttctctgcagaagagAATCATTGGAGGTCATGACTGTGCTGACACAGAGCGTCTTTATCATGTTCGGCTGGTGATGATCAATGGGCCGTCAACGATCATGTGTGGAGGATCTTTGATCCACCCTCAGTGGATCCTGACTGCAGCTGACTGCTATGACCCAGAGACAGGGTG GTTTAATGTCGCAATGTTCAATGTTCATCCACGGACTACTGAAGAGCATGCTCAAATAATCCGACAAGCTCCTGTGTTGTATACTGGCGACAGCCGGAAGCATAACATCATATTGCTGAAGCTTCAGAGACCAGTAAATGATGTCCCACTTGCTCCACTACCAGACTGCAGTAATCGTCTTAAAAT TGGTGACACTGTTCAGCTGGCAGGAGAGGGAGCAACGACAACCGGCCCCAATAATCGGCGAT TACGCACTCTTCATCTTCCAAAACATCTTCAGTGTGTCGACATGAGAGTTGTTCAGATTTCCCAATCCCGGTCATTTGGATATATGTTCCGGGTTGAAGAACCGAACAAGGATGCATGTTAT GGCGAATCCGGTGGAGCAGTGATGTTCAACGGCAAGATTTATGGTGTGATTTCTATTGATGTCTCACACTTTGCATGCAAGAAACCAGTTTCCATCATGGATGTGTGTGAATACATTGgatggataaaaacaacaattggccataaataa
- the LOC102235391 gene encoding glandular kallikrein-like, with amino-acid sequence SVNSAVSLQKRIIGGHNCADTEHQYHVRLEGSNGTQRTLCGGSLIHPKWILTADSCWKTERGWFNVAMLNVHPRSTGLKVLGIQADILFYDPEGWRHDIMLLKLLRRVKDVPLAPLPDCSNRPKIGDTVQLAGEGATTTGPNNEQISNAVAATQLQCVDMQVVEATHFLPTYGRVFSAKARNKDVCYGDAGSAAVFNGKIYGVISPGVPRYACESAASIVDVCEYMEWIRARTGLT; translated from the exons tcagtgaactcagctgtttctctgcagaagagAATCATTGGAGGTCATAACTGTGCTGACACGGAGCATCAATATCATGTTCGGCTGGAGGGATCCAATGGTACTCAGAGGACCCTGTGTGGAGGATCTCTGATCCACCCTAAGTGGATCCTGACTGCAGATTCCTGCTGGAAGACGGAGAGAGGGTG GTTTAATGTAgcaatgttaaatgttcatcCACGGAGTACTGGACTGAAGGTTCTTGGAATCCAAGCcgatattttgttttatgatccTGAAGGCTGGCGGCATGACATCATGTTGCTGAAGCTTCTAAGACGAGTAAAGGATGTCCCACTTGCTCCACTACCAGACTGCAGTAATCGCCCTAAAAT TGGTGACACTGTTCAGCTGGCAGGAGAGGGAGCAACGACAACCGGCCCCAATAATGAGCAAA TATCCAATGCTGTTGCTGCAACACAACTTCAGTGTGTCGATATGCAAGTTGTTGAGGCTACCCATTTCCTGCCAACATATGGGCGTGTATTCTCTGCTAAAGCACGGAACAAGGATGTGTGTTAT GGTGACGCTGGTTCAGCAGCGGTGTTCAATGGCAAGATTTATGGTGTGATTTCTCCAGGTGTACCACGCTATGCATGTGAGAGCGCAGCTTCAATCGTAGATGTGTGTGAATACATGGAGTGGATAAGAGCAAGAACTGGCcttacataa
- the LOC102235130 gene encoding kallikrein 1-related peptidase b27-like produces MALLKVLLLLLGLGVSVNSAVSLQKRIIGGNYCDKTGRLFHVRLEGMSRSHRILCGGSLIHPNWILTSASCWTSKTGWINVAKLKVHPGTSKPRIPRIKANPVVYASEGSQHDIMLLKLPIEVSDVPLAQLPDCSNRPKIGDTVQLAGEGETNNRQISNAVAATQLQCVDMPVVEATHFLPTYGHVFSAKAQNKDVCYGDYGSAVMFKGKIYGVISPGGTDSECHSPVSIMDVCEYIGWIKTTIGSK; encoded by the exons atggctctgctgaaggttctgctgctgctgctggggctgg gtgtttcagtgaactcagctgtttctctgcagaagagAATTATTGGAGGTAATTACTGTGATAAGACGGGGCGTCTTTTTCATGTTCGGCTGGAGGGCATGAGTCGTTCTCATAGAATATTGTGTGGAGGATCTCTGATCCACCCTAACTGGATCCTGACTTCAGCTTCCTGCTGGACGTCAAAAACAGGATG GATTAATGTGGCAAAGTTAAAAGTTCACCCAGGGACTTCTAAACCGAGGATTCCCAGAATCAAAGCCAATCCTGTGGTTTATGCTTCCGAAGGCTCGCAGCATGACATTATGTTGCTGAAGCTTCCAATAGAAGTATCAGATGTCCCACTTGCTCAGCTACCAGACTGCAGTAATCGCCCTAAAAT TGGTGACACTGTTCAGCTGGCAGGAGAGGGAGAAACCAATAATCGGCAAA TATCCAATGCTGTTGCTGCAACACAACTTCAGTGTGTCGACATGCCAGTTGTTGAGGCTACCCATTTCCTGCCAACATATGGACATGTATTCTCTGCTAAAGCACAGAACAAGGATGTGTGTTAT GGCGACTATGGTTCAGCAGTGATGTTCAAGGGCAAGATTTATGGTGTGATTTCTCCAGGTGGAACAGACTCTGAATGTCACAGCCCAGTTTCCATCATGGATGTGTGTGAATACATTGgatggataaaaacaacaatcgggtctaaataa